One genomic window of Polaromonas sp. SP1 includes the following:
- a CDS encoding helix-turn-helix domain-containing protein yields the protein MARSNTTSEKSLSLRLIFARNVRLVRIHAGVSQENMAAEAGLDRTFVGTLERGLRNISIDNIELISKAVGVPAHELMHPNLPELRQLDTSLTRAPRTERVYPVARKKGSR from the coding sequence ATGGCGCGATCCAATACCACTTCAGAGAAATCACTCTCGTTACGGCTAATTTTTGCGAGAAATGTCCGCTTGGTCAGAATCCATGCGGGTGTTTCTCAAGAGAACATGGCAGCGGAAGCCGGCTTGGATAGGACGTTTGTTGGAACACTTGAGCGGGGTTTGCGAAATATCTCCATCGATAACATCGAGTTGATAAGCAAGGCAGTGGGAGTACCAGCACATGAGCTCATGCATCCCAACTTGCCCGAACTCCGTCAACTAGATACCTCGCTAACGCGCGCCCCACGCACAGAGCGCGTTTATCCAGTGGCCCGCAAAAAAGGGAGCCGGTAG
- a CDS encoding DUF932 domain-containing protein produces MHAIEKMAYVGEAPWHTLGSRLPANQSLETWTRAAGMDWSICEAPVRFMPREDSPNNTQTFEDQKVLYRSDNHKALSVVARRYRVVQPHAVLEFFRDLTEVAGFELETGGCLKNGKKLWALARTGNASVLRGKDRIEGFVLLATSCDGTLATTATHTSVRVVCQNTLAVALGSSQGAVKVPHSTTFEPALVKSQLGIAVSQWSEFIYRMKHLAERKVSDKEAERFMRKLVGLPEDVAKPAEPLANGRSVKKMLDLFAGEGRGADLASAKGTAFGLLQACTQFVDHERRARNQDYRLDSAWFGAGASLKERALSQALELVV; encoded by the coding sequence ATGCACGCTATCGAAAAAATGGCCTATGTTGGCGAAGCTCCCTGGCATACGCTGGGGAGTCGACTTCCTGCTAATCAGTCTCTTGAAACCTGGACGCGCGCAGCAGGAATGGATTGGTCCATCTGCGAAGCCCCAGTGCGTTTTATGCCTCGAGAGGACAGCCCCAACAACACTCAGACCTTTGAAGACCAGAAGGTCCTCTACCGCAGCGATAACCACAAAGCTCTGTCGGTCGTCGCAAGACGTTACCGCGTTGTTCAGCCACACGCCGTACTGGAATTTTTCCGCGATCTCACGGAGGTTGCGGGATTTGAGTTGGAGACGGGAGGGTGCCTAAAAAACGGGAAAAAGTTATGGGCACTGGCGCGAACGGGCAACGCTTCGGTCCTCCGTGGCAAGGATCGAATTGAGGGGTTCGTCCTTCTGGCAACCTCGTGCGACGGAACACTGGCCACCACGGCAACCCATACCTCCGTCCGCGTCGTGTGTCAAAACACTTTAGCTGTGGCGCTGGGGAGTTCGCAAGGCGCCGTCAAGGTTCCTCACAGCACGACGTTTGAGCCGGCCCTCGTGAAATCTCAGCTTGGTATCGCCGTCTCGCAGTGGTCGGAATTTATCTACAGGATGAAGCACCTGGCCGAACGCAAGGTCTCTGACAAGGAGGCCGAGAGGTTTATGCGCAAGCTAGTGGGCTTGCCCGAGGATGTCGCGAAGCCCGCAGAGCCCCTGGCCAATGGGCGTAGCGTCAAAAAGATGCTGGACCTCTTTGCAGGGGAGGGCCGTGGTGCCGATCTGGCTTCGGCCAAAGGAACTGCGTTCGGCCTACTTCAGGCATGTACCCAGTTCGTTGACCACGAGCGCCGGGCTAGGAACCAGGATTACCGCCTGGACTCTGCGTGGTTCGGAGCGGGCGCCAGCCTCAAGGAGAGGGCGCTGTCACAGGCCCTGGAGTTGGTCGTTTAA
- a CDS encoding YqaJ viral recombinase family protein, protein MRDELANATSAGGAPAWAKAQLLEAGPEELIEIDGKVIESSDAAAIMGLDPHRSALDLWREKVGVGIKPALKNEEGDAIATCWGTLLEPLVASVYSRRTGHKLRRVDTVLTHPRYPWMLASVRWQVLGVPAVQYLHCLNGARDDGSTWEKGVPGNVRVDVMHLLAVTGHKAVDLALLAGGRELKIFRVERDEAFIGHLEAAEARFWRCVERNSPPIYRLPFLRATG, encoded by the coding sequence ATGCGCGACGAACTTGCGAATGCTACCTCTGCTGGAGGCGCTCCAGCTTGGGCGAAAGCTCAGCTTCTGGAGGCGGGGCCCGAGGAGCTTATTGAGATAGATGGGAAAGTCATCGAGAGCTCTGATGCTGCTGCCATCATGGGCCTGGACCCTCATCGGTCGGCGTTAGATCTCTGGCGCGAGAAAGTCGGGGTGGGCATTAAGCCGGCGCTGAAGAACGAGGAAGGGGATGCGATAGCCACTTGCTGGGGTACGTTGCTAGAGCCCCTCGTTGCGTCGGTCTATAGCCGGCGTACGGGTCACAAACTTCGGCGTGTCGACACCGTACTGACTCATCCTCGGTATCCATGGATGTTGGCGAGCGTCCGATGGCAGGTGCTTGGCGTGCCGGCAGTGCAGTACCTTCACTGCCTAAATGGCGCCAGGGACGATGGCTCGACTTGGGAGAAAGGGGTACCTGGCAACGTCAGGGTGGATGTCATGCACCTGCTGGCTGTCACTGGCCACAAGGCGGTGGATCTCGCCCTCCTGGCGGGTGGGCGGGAGCTCAAGATATTCCGTGTAGAACGGGACGAGGCTTTTATTGGGCACTTGGAGGCGGCGGAGGCCAGATTCTGGCGGTGCGTTGAGCGAAATAGCCCCCCGATCTACCGGCTCCCTTTTTTGCGGGCCACTGGATAA